The following proteins come from a genomic window of Bactrocera dorsalis isolate Fly_Bdor chromosome 6, ASM2337382v1, whole genome shotgun sequence:
- the LOC125779650 gene encoding uncharacterized protein LOC125779650 — protein sequence MKFLQINLQHAKAASANLLLRLGQDGADVVLIQEPWLTGYGISGLRTKSHRLLTAKDAGRNRACMLVRNELTVFLLPNFSNADIVTAKLECDTGDLWLISAYMPHDDVVEPPPLLLRRTLAEASKTGTDVIIGSDANSRHQIWGSSDTNSRGESLFDFIIGENLRICNRGNSPTFVTAGREEVLDLTLTSQAIAPLISDWRVLDDHSFSDHRYIEFSLAGEGPLRKSFRNPRNTDWEGYRRRLRQTLPRAPAVDSLATTDVVEEWVEVFSSACKDALERSCPLRSPKGKEKPPWWTKELSDIRASCRRLFNRARRSGLSEDWALYKAGLSIYKSELRKAKRTSWKCFCEKVEGCHESSRFRRILAKTPVSLGYLKDANGKWALSSEETLQMLLDAHFPSNMSSVRESLGVPHDDCAAFVGILDERHLTWAINSFKPFKSPGPEGIIPAQLQQAVKV from the coding sequence ATGAAattcctccagattaacctccaGCATGCGAAGGCGGCTTCCGCCAATCTTTTGCTCCGTCTGGGACAAGACGGAGCTGATGTCGTCCTGATCCAGGAACCGTGGCTGACTGGTTACGGGATCTCTGGATTGAGGACAAAGAGCCATAGGCTCCTGACGGCCAAGGATGCAGGTAGGAACAGAGCCTGTATGCTGGTAAGGAATGAAttaacggtatttcttttacctaatttcagcaACGCTGACATAGTGACAGCGAAATTGGAGTGCGACACCGGAGATCTCTGGCTTATCTCCGCATACATGCCACACGATGATGTGGTGGAGCCACCTCCCTTACTGCTGAGGAGGACCTTAGCCGAGGCATCTAAAACTGGCACCGACGTCATCATCGGTTCCGACGCTAACTCGCGGCATCAGATCTGGGGAAGCTCGGATACTAACAGtagaggtgagtcgctttttgatttcattattggcgaaaatcTTCGCATCTGTAATAGAGGTAACTCTCCTACTTTTGTGACCGCAGGCAGGGAGGAGGTTCTCGACCTCACCCTAACCTCACAAGCGATTGCCCCGCTGATATCGGACTGGAGGGTCCTCGACGATCACTCCTTTTCGGATCACAGGTATATCGAGTTTAGTCTAGCCGGAGAAGGTCCGCTTAGGAAATCTTTTAGGAACCCTCGGAACACGGACTGGGAGGGTTACCGCAGGAGGCTTCGGCAAACTCTCCCACGCGCACCGGCGGTGGACTCGTTGGCCACTACCGATGTGGTGGAGGAGTGGGTTGAAGTCTTCAGCTCGGCGTGCAAGGATGCACTGGAGAGGTCTTGTCCACTAAGATCGCCGAAGGGCAAAGAGAAACCTCCATGGTGGACTAAGGAGCTCTCAGACATCAGGGCGTCTTGTAGGCGGCTTTTCAACAGGGCCCGCAGAAGTGGGTTATCTGAGGACTGGGCTTTGTATAAAGCAGGACTTTCAATATATAAGTCCGAGTTAAGGAAGGCCAAGAGGACCTCGTGGAAGTGCTTCTGTGAAAAAGTGGAAGGCTGCCACGAGTCCTCGAGATTCAGGCGTATTCTCGCAAAAACCCCAGTGTCCCTGGGGTATCTCAAGGACGCAAATGGGAAGTGGGCCCTCAGTAGCGAAGAAACACTTCAAATGCTTCTCGACGCTCACTTCCCGAGCAACATGTCCTCTGTGAGGGAATCTCTCGGGGTGCCGCATGACGATTGCGCGGCCTTTGTCGGCATCCTGGATGAGCGACACTTGACGTGGGCGATTAACTCGTTCAAACCattcaagtccccgggaccagaaggcatcataccagcgcagctgcaacaggctgttaaggtg